One region of Populus trichocarpa isolate Nisqually-1 chromosome 4, P.trichocarpa_v4.1, whole genome shotgun sequence genomic DNA includes:
- the LOC7472598 gene encoding defective in cullin neddylation protein AAR3 yields MDSPGSIFEIYIRYHDIRSLKSCQTDGHDEHEGKISRDALAQLSKIVDLKFHSRTSIFDELLKLMSKLELMADFSEFSRFYDFVFFMCRENGQKNITVNKAVTAWKLILAGRFRLLNQWCDFVQENQRHNISEDTWQQVLAFSRCVHENLEGYDPEGAWPVLIDDFVEHMYRVLGSNREPNFFCNCGDSESQSCTFEDPLPGLKDTPGLKRKLSSFQMEEMASSNAVFLDSVSPNFILNSKRSRLIDYRPLNWEDNPPGNSASDGMDITKQNNSLGSMKSPCAVEGCLSRGFAGLFSTRSYLQLDRERRVSYT; encoded by the exons ATGGACTCACCGGGTTCAATCTTTGAGATTTACATCCGTTACCATGACATTAGATCACTAAAATCATGTCAAACGGATGGACATGATGAACACGAGGGTAAAATTTCCAGGGATGCTTTGGCTCAGCTTTCGAAAATTGTGGACTTAAAATTCCATTCAag AACTTCAATTTTTGATGAACTTCTCAAGCTCATGTCAAAGCTAGAACTTATG GCGGATTTCTCAGAATTTTCTCGTTTCTATGATTTTGTATTCTTCATGTGCCGTGAAAATGGTCAAAAGAATATCA CTGTAAACAAGGCTGTTACAGCATGGAAATTAATTTTAGCTGGGAGGTTTCGGTTGCTAAACCAATGGTGTGACTTTGTTCAG GAAAATCAACGACACAATATATCTGAGGATACTTGGCAGCAAGTTTTAGCTTTTAGCCGGTGCGTACATGAAAATCTTGAAGGGTACGATCCTGAAG GTGCTTGGCCTGTCCTAATAGATGACTTTGTTGAGCACATGTACAG GGTATTGGGGTCAAACAGGGAGCCAAACTTTTTCTGTAATTGTGGTGATTCAGAGTCTCAATCATGCACATTCGAAGACCCTCTTCCTG GATTGAAAGATACTCCTGGTTTGAAGAGGAAGTTGTCTAGCTTTCAAATGGAGGAAATGGCGTCCTCAAATGCTGTCTTCCTTGATTCTGTCAGTCcaaattttatattgaattcaAAGAGAAGTAGGCTGATTGATTACAGACCATTGAACTGGGAGGATAATCCACCTGGTAATTCAGCCAGTGACGGCATGGATATCACTAAGCAGAATAATTCGCTGGGGTCCATGAAATCTCCATGTGCAGTTGAAGGATGCTTGTCGAGGGGCTTTGCAGGTTTATTCTCAACTCGTTCCTATCTACAACTTGACCGGGAGAGGAGAGTCTCGTATACATAG